In the Breoghania sp. genome, CACTGCGCCTTCCCGCGGTGTTGCCGGTCAATGCCGCCGCGCCGGAACCGCGTGCGCCTGCCTTTGCGCGGGCGCGGCGCGGGATCATCGAACCCCATGCGGTTGAAAGCGTGGCGGACGGTTTCCTCACCATGTGCGAGACGGAACCCTGGCGCGCACGCCCCAAGCGCATGGGACTTCCCACAGGCGCCTCGGCAGCGCAGCGCATGAAGGCGATGACGGAGGCGCGCGCAGGCGATGGGCAGGTGATGGTTCGCCCCACGCCCGATGAAGCCGCAGCCGCCCTTTATGACTATCTCGTCGCGCATCGTTTTCTTGGTCCCGAAGAGGACAGCAGGAGCGCCGACACGAAAAAATGACGCGGCGGCTTCCGGGGTTCTGCGTAATCTTGTCGGTTTGAGAAAACTCTCTGTCGCAAATCAGTACGCCGGGCCTTTCTGCGAAGCAGACAATCAGCGGATTGCAGATTCTCCTGCGGCCCGAGCCATGCGCCGGTCAGCCTCGCCGGATGTGTTCCGCCCGTGGCCGTGGAAGCCCTGTCAGGGAGGGAATGATCGTCATGACGGACGCACACGCGATCATGGACATGTTGCGTCGGCGCATGCCCGGCTACAGTCTCGATGCGCCGCTCTATAAGAGCCAGGCGGTGCATGATCTCGACATGGACCTGATTTTCTACCGTCACTGGATCTTCGTGGGCGTGACGCCCGATGTGCCGGAACCGGGCGACGTGATGACCGTGGAGGTGGGGGCGAGTTCGGTTCTCGTCATTCGCGGCGAGGACGGTGAAATCCGCGCCTTCCACAATGTCTGCCGTCACCGCGGCGCGCGGCTTCTGAGTGGACCGAAGGGCACGGTTGGCAACATCGTGTGCCGCTATCACGGCTGGACCTATGGCGAGACGGGCGAGTTGCTTTTCGCCGAGCATATGGGGCCGGATTTCGACCGCTCCTGCCACGGGCTGAAGCCGGTTCACCTGCGCACGCTGGCGGGGCTGATCTTCATCTGTCTGGCCGATGAGGCTCCTGATGATTTCGACCGCATGGCGCAAGACATTTCGCCCTATATCGCGCCGCATGATCTTGCCAATTCGAAGGTTGCCCACTCCTGGGACCTGATTGAATACGGCAACTGGAAGCTGACGATGGAGAACAACCGCGAGTGCTATCACTGCGCGGGCAACCATCCGGAGCTGACGGTGCCTTTGCAGGAATACGGCTTCGGCTTCGCCCCCGATGAACTCGACGATTATCGCAAGGCGGATGTCGCCAAATATCAGGCCGAGCTTGATGTTGCCTATGCGCGCTGGGCGAAGATGGGGCTGCCCTCGCAGGAGCTTGAGAACCTTGCCGCAGTGACGGGCTATCGCACGCAGCGGCTTGTGCTGATGGGGGCGGGCGAATCCCACACACTCGATACGCGCCGCGCCTGCAAGAAGTTGCTCGGCTCCTTCACAGATGGGCGGCTCGGCGGGCTTTCCTTCTGGACGCACCCCAATTCCTGGCACCACTTCATGGCCGACCATGCGGTCACCTTCATGTGCATGCCGCTCGGTCCGGACCGTACATTGGTGCGCACGAAGTGGCTCGTTCACAAGGATGCGGTGGAAGGGGTCGATTACGATCTGGAAAACCTCACCCGCGTGTGGACCATGACCAACCAGCAGGATGCGGATCTGGTGGCGTTGGCCCATAGCGGCATCGCGCAGCCTGCCTATGAAGCTGGGCCCTATTCGCAATTCACCGAAAGTTTCGTGGAGAGCTTCTGCCAGTGGTACGCCGGGCGCATCGCTGCAGGGCTTGGACAATCGCTGACCCGCGTCGATGAGACGGTGGCGGCAGAGTGACGGGGCAATCGACAGGGCCGGCATGGCCCGCGCGTGGAAATGAGGATCAGACCGTCATGCTCATGCAGACCCCGCCAGCGTTCAAAGGCGATATGGAAACCGTGCTGCCCGTGTGGGACGCGGATGTGGACGAGGTGCTCGTCTGTCGGCAGGTGCGCGAGGAAACCCACGACGTGAAGACCTTTGTCTTTGCGCCGCGCACACCCGCCCAGTTCCGCTTCAGGCCGGGCCAGTTCCTGACGCTCGACCTTCCCCTCCCAAGCGGCACGATCCAGCGTTGCTACACGATCTCGGCGTCTGCCGCGCGGCCTTTCCGGGCCTCCATCACGGTGAAGCGTGTGCCCGGAGGCATCGCCTCCAACTGGCTGCACGACAATCTGAAACCCGGCATGGAAATCAGCGCCACGGGACCGATGGGTGATTTCACGCCCGATCTCGCCTCGCCGCGCAAATGGCTGCTTCTTTCGGCGGGAAGCGGGATCACGCCGCTCATGTCCATGGCGCGCACCAGCACGGATCTGGGCGAGGATCGCGACATGATCTTTGTCCATGCAGCGCGCAGTCCCGCCGACATCATCTTTCGCCAGGAACTCGACATGATGGCGCGCCAGCAGGACGGGATGCGGCTGGCGCTGATCTGCGAAAACCTCTCCGCCGAAAAGAGCTGGCCAGGACTGACCGGGCGACTGTCGCCGGTGATGCTCCAGCTCATCGCGCCCGATCTCGATGAGCGCGACATCTATTGCTGTGGGCCTGCTCCTTTCATGGAAGCGGTCTGCATCATGCTGGGC is a window encoding:
- a CDS encoding aromatic ring-hydroxylating dioxygenase subunit alpha, whose product is MIVMTDAHAIMDMLRRRMPGYSLDAPLYKSQAVHDLDMDLIFYRHWIFVGVTPDVPEPGDVMTVEVGASSVLVIRGEDGEIRAFHNVCRHRGARLLSGPKGTVGNIVCRYHGWTYGETGELLFAEHMGPDFDRSCHGLKPVHLRTLAGLIFICLADEAPDDFDRMAQDISPYIAPHDLANSKVAHSWDLIEYGNWKLTMENNRECYHCAGNHPELTVPLQEYGFGFAPDELDDYRKADVAKYQAELDVAYARWAKMGLPSQELENLAAVTGYRTQRLVLMGAGESHTLDTRRACKKLLGSFTDGRLGGLSFWTHPNSWHHFMADHAVTFMCMPLGPDRTLVRTKWLVHKDAVEGVDYDLENLTRVWTMTNQQDADLVALAHSGIAQPAYEAGPYSQFTESFVESFCQWYAGRIAAGLGQSLTRVDETVAAE
- a CDS encoding 2Fe-2S iron-sulfur cluster-binding protein; its protein translation is MLMQTPPAFKGDMETVLPVWDADVDEVLVCRQVREETHDVKTFVFAPRTPAQFRFRPGQFLTLDLPLPSGTIQRCYTISASAARPFRASITVKRVPGGIASNWLHDNLKPGMEISATGPMGDFTPDLASPRKWLLLSAGSGITPLMSMARTSTDLGEDRDMIFVHAARSPADIIFRQELDMMARQQDGMRLALICENLSAEKSWPGLTGRLSPVMLQLIAPDLDERDIYCCGPAPFMEAVCIMLGELGFDMERYHQESFDFAAQDEDIALEEFQAMEEVQHDTFRVELARSGHVLECAPDMTILNAARAAGLKLPSSCARGLCGSCKSHMISGSVDMKHGGGIRQREIDQGQVLLCCSRPTSDVVIDR